One window of Microcoleus vaginatus PCC 9802 genomic DNA carries:
- a CDS encoding phospholipid carrier-dependent glycosyltransferase, with amino-acid sequence MAQQHRDSEGKSLLVLGIIWLLGAISDRLWFALDRSVPAWDQADYLTSTLKYLQALQHPQWFSGEWWTNFWLLSTKIPPLAYILTVPFLQVFGTGGDRATLVHLLFSAILLASVYSLGVQLFNRQVGLWAAAICVLLPGLYRFRLQFLLDYPLTAAITFAFYCLTMWKASEGRRKKEEGSSATDLTDVTDRTQLEERTKKKYKFSLSHTPSLSASSFFWAIAFGISLGLSILVKHTTVLFLFTPIVWLAVGAVRQKAWGRLGQLTGALLLSAAVFGPWAKTNWLLILTGGKRATLDSAIAEGDPGINTIDAWIYYGKHLPEHISWPLLLIPLVGLILYWRRRQDSSSILHLNSCRWLAVFWGGAYLINSLNINKDDRYVIPYLPVLSIFLAYCLTLWPSRWGRQIRWGTIGLAILAMLFHILPLGGALGNTLVQIISPGNSNYPYLGKEWPHREVIAEIIDREPYLQSTLGVLPSTPEINQHNLNFYGALANFQVYGRQVGTNLKQVPQDVRSLSWFVTKSGPQGSIRERIKKAQDAAVTAIEKEDKFQLEKTWILPDFTNLNLYRKRVQPVEIQPLNEARSQVQLDRVTVAAKAVPGVALPVTYTWSGPWQQLQSGLVLVTWQNQQSGNIPPGQTFRILHDRAIAQAALHPGMLEADKFAVGFRVVDRTAMLPPANIAPGTYNLQATYLNRKTGETYPINGPAVSVKIEAEPRDMRFQAEPGNQDNTDKPELDLVTQLRAMAVNLPKGLPGLEPVFEQIGRINQYDPIQDYTVQAEQALEYRLKQEPNNLELAYALAFSRVLQQNVKSAIAALEKVTQLDSQNPYAYAYLAFVHLYGWHPKAAQTALKPALALNSNLPEIRVLNGVAALMQGNLIQAWQDLQFLKKLKV; translated from the coding sequence ATGGCACAGCAACATCGGGACAGCGAGGGCAAGAGTCTGCTTGTCTTAGGCATAATTTGGCTGCTGGGGGCAATTAGCGATCGCCTCTGGTTTGCCCTCGATCGATCTGTCCCGGCGTGGGATCAAGCAGACTACCTGACTAGCACCCTGAAATACTTGCAGGCGTTGCAGCATCCTCAGTGGTTTTCCGGGGAGTGGTGGACAAACTTCTGGCTGCTTTCGACGAAAATTCCGCCCTTAGCATACATCTTGACGGTTCCGTTTCTTCAGGTGTTCGGTACTGGGGGCGATCGGGCAACCCTCGTTCATTTATTATTTAGTGCAATTCTCCTCGCCTCAGTCTACAGTCTGGGCGTCCAATTATTTAACCGACAAGTCGGTTTGTGGGCCGCTGCAATTTGCGTTTTGTTACCGGGACTTTATCGGTTCCGCTTGCAATTTTTGCTCGACTATCCCCTCACTGCGGCAATTACTTTTGCTTTCTATTGTCTGACAATGTGGAAGGCTTCTGAAGGAAGAAGGAAGAAGGAAGAAGGAAGTTCGGCAACGGATTTAACGGATGTAACCGATAGAACTCAGTTGGAGGAACGAACAAAGAAAAAGTATAAATTCTCCCTCTCCCACACTCCCTCACTCTCCGCGTCATCTTTCTTTTGGGCGATCGCCTTTGGAATTTCTCTCGGTTTATCAATATTAGTTAAACACACTACCGTATTATTTCTGTTTACCCCGATTGTGTGGTTGGCTGTTGGTGCTGTGCGGCAAAAAGCTTGGGGGAGATTAGGTCAATTAACTGGTGCTCTGTTGCTGTCTGCGGCCGTGTTTGGGCCCTGGGCGAAAACCAATTGGCTGTTAATTTTGACCGGGGGAAAACGGGCAACGCTGGATTCTGCGATCGCCGAAGGAGATCCGGGCATCAATACGATCGACGCTTGGATTTACTACGGTAAGCACTTACCCGAACACATTTCTTGGCCTCTGTTACTTATTCCCTTAGTAGGATTGATACTTTATTGGCGTCGCCGGCAAGATAGTTCGTCAATCTTGCATCTCAACTCCTGTCGGTGGCTGGCTGTTTTCTGGGGAGGAGCTTATTTAATTAATTCTCTAAATATCAACAAAGACGACCGATATGTGATACCTTATTTGCCAGTTTTATCTATTTTCTTAGCCTACTGTTTAACGCTGTGGCCTTCTCGGTGGGGACGACAAATTCGCTGGGGTACAATTGGCTTGGCCATTCTGGCGATGCTGTTCCATATCTTGCCGCTGGGAGGTGCTCTGGGAAATACCTTAGTCCAAATTATCAGTCCCGGCAATTCTAACTATCCTTACTTGGGGAAAGAGTGGCCGCACCGAGAGGTAATTGCAGAAATTATTGATAGGGAACCTTATTTACAATCTACTTTAGGGGTGTTGCCTTCGACGCCGGAAATTAACCAGCATAATTTGAATTTTTACGGTGCTTTGGCTAATTTTCAGGTTTACGGGCGGCAGGTGGGAACGAATTTAAAACAAGTGCCGCAAGATGTGCGATCGCTCTCTTGGTTCGTAACTAAAAGTGGCCCGCAAGGTTCGATTCGCGAACGCATTAAAAAAGCTCAAGATGCAGCCGTAACCGCGATTGAAAAAGAGGACAAATTTCAGTTAGAAAAAACTTGGATTTTGCCAGATTTTACTAATTTAAATCTTTATCGCAAGCGAGTGCAGCCCGTCGAAATACAGCCGTTGAATGAAGCGCGATCGCAAGTACAATTAGATCGAGTTACTGTCGCTGCAAAAGCAGTTCCCGGAGTCGCGCTGCCGGTTACTTATACTTGGTCTGGACCTTGGCAGCAGTTGCAGTCTGGTTTAGTGTTGGTAACGTGGCAAAATCAGCAGTCTGGCAATATTCCACCGGGACAGACTTTCAGGATTTTACACGATCGCGCGATCGCCCAGGCGGCTTTGCATCCGGGGATGCTGGAAGCGGATAAATTTGCTGTGGGGTTTCGAGTTGTCGATCGCACGGCGATGCTTCCTCCTGCTAATATTGCACCGGGAACTTACAATCTGCAAGCTACTTATCTAAATCGGAAAACCGGCGAAACTTATCCGATTAATGGGCCGGCAGTTAGTGTTAAGATCGAGGCAGAGCCTCGGGATATGCGTTTCCAGGCAGAGCCTGGGAACCAGGATAATACAGATAAGCCTGAGTTAGATTTGGTGACTCAATTGCGGGCGATGGCGGTTAATTTACCCAAAGGATTGCCCGGTTTAGAACCCGTGTTCGAGCAGATTGGGCGCATCAATCAGTACGATCCAATTCAAGATTATACCGTGCAAGCAGAACAAGCATTAGAATATCGGTTGAAACAGGAACCAAATAATCTAGAATTGGCTTATGCTTTGGCATTTTCTCGGGTATTGCAGCAGAATGTCAAAAGTGCGATCGCCGCCTTAGAAAAAGTTACCCAACTCGACTCTCAAAACCCCTACGCCTATGCCTATCTCGCTTTCGTACACCTGTACGGCTGGCATCCCAAAGCTGCTCAAACAGCATTAAAACCAGCTCTCGCTCTCAACTCCAACCTACCGGAAATTAGAGTTTTAAACGGCGTAGCGGCTCTGATGCAAGGTAATCTCATTCAAGCATGGCAAGATTTGCAATTCTTAAAAAAGTTGAAAGTTTAA